The proteins below come from a single Edaphobacter acidisoli genomic window:
- a CDS encoding cytochrome C oxidase subunit IV family protein codes for MSQYHDPSNVTNPEHGQHHIVTPKIYGIVFVTLLILTWLTTKAAFVDLGILNPVVALAIACTKAVIVILFFMHVKYQSKLIKMTVAAGFFTFLVLITMTLSDYMSRAWGRW; via the coding sequence CTAACCCTGAACACGGTCAGCACCACATCGTCACACCCAAGATTTATGGAATCGTCTTCGTCACGCTACTGATCTTGACGTGGCTTACGACGAAGGCGGCCTTCGTCGATCTTGGAATCCTCAACCCTGTCGTCGCGCTCGCTATCGCCTGCACCAAGGCTGTGATTGTCATCCTCTTCTTTATGCACGTGAAGTATCAATCCAAGCTCATCAAGATGACGGTTGCTGCGGGTTTCTTCACCTTCCTTGTCCTCATCACGATGACTCTCAGTGATTACATGAGCCGCGCCTGGGGACGCTGGTAG